The following are encoded in a window of Arthrobacter sp. OAP107 genomic DNA:
- a CDS encoding GatB/YqeY domain-containing protein, with amino-acid sequence MATLKERLHGDVVAHLKEHNKVALGTVRSVLGEIETREKSGKTPVELDDAQVTALLQKEAAKRRDTARIYTEAGEPERAATEVAEAEVIEAYLPKALSAAEVEGIVDEVIEGLRADGTELSVRHMGAVMKPVTARVAGRFDGKAVSDIVRQRLA; translated from the coding sequence ATGGCCACGCTGAAGGAACGCCTCCACGGGGACGTCGTTGCACATCTGAAGGAGCACAACAAGGTGGCCCTGGGCACCGTTCGCAGCGTCCTGGGCGAGATCGAGACCCGGGAGAAGTCCGGCAAGACGCCGGTGGAGCTCGACGACGCCCAGGTGACGGCGCTGCTGCAGAAGGAGGCCGCGAAACGGCGCGACACCGCCCGCATCTACACGGAGGCCGGGGAACCGGAGCGGGCAGCCACGGAAGTCGCCGAAGCCGAGGTCATTGAGGCCTACCTGCCGAAGGCTCTCTCCGCCGCCGAGGTGGAAGGCATCGTGGACGAGGTCATCGAGGGCTTGCGGGCGGACGGCACGGAGCTGTCGGTGCGGCACATGGGCGCCGTGATGAAGCCAGTCACAGCCCGGGTCGCGGGGCGCTTCGACGGAAAGGCCGTGAGCGACATCGTCCGCCAGCGGCTCGCCTGA
- a CDS encoding glutathione S-transferase family protein — translation MSEKTSTVEAHSRGRHAGEPRSRELHAAEPRTTEQQGTEQQGTEQEGTDQLSTKGAYVTGGEFNRDTNYIEDRITRNGTPGPNGEPGWPAEPGRYRLIAARACPWANRTVIVRRLLGLEDVISLGQPGPTHDARSWTFDLDADGKDPVLGIERLQEAYFRRFPDYPRGITVPALVDVASGAVVTNNYPQITLDFSTEWTDFHRPGAPQLYPEHLREEIDSVNKRVFTEVNNGVYRCGFAGSQEAYDAAYTRLWDTMDWLEERLTGQRYLVGDSITEADVRLFTTLARFDAVYHGHFKCNRNKLIEMPALWGYARDLFQTPGFGDTIDFVQIKQHYYIVHEDINPTQIVPAGPELSGWLTAHGRESLGGTPFGEGTPPGPVKAGEEVAAGHGAA, via the coding sequence ATGAGTGAGAAGACCAGCACAGTCGAAGCACACAGCAGGGGACGCCATGCCGGGGAACCGCGCAGCAGGGAACTGCACGCCGCGGAGCCCCGCACCACGGAACAACAAGGCACCGAACAACAAGGCACCGAACAAGAAGGCACGGATCAACTTAGTACAAAGGGTGCCTATGTCACGGGCGGCGAGTTCAACCGGGACACCAACTACATCGAGGACCGCATCACCAGGAACGGCACCCCCGGGCCTAACGGTGAACCAGGCTGGCCGGCGGAGCCGGGACGCTACCGGCTGATCGCCGCGCGGGCATGCCCGTGGGCCAACCGCACCGTCATCGTCCGCCGGCTCCTGGGTCTCGAGGACGTCATCAGCCTCGGCCAGCCTGGCCCCACCCACGATGCCCGGTCCTGGACCTTCGACCTGGATGCGGACGGCAAGGATCCTGTGCTGGGCATCGAGCGCCTGCAGGAAGCGTATTTCCGCCGTTTCCCGGACTACCCCCGCGGCATCACGGTTCCTGCCCTGGTGGACGTTGCCAGCGGCGCGGTGGTGACCAACAACTACCCGCAGATAACGCTGGACTTCTCCACGGAATGGACCGACTTCCACCGCCCCGGCGCTCCGCAGCTGTACCCGGAGCACCTGCGCGAGGAAATCGACAGCGTCAACAAGCGCGTCTTCACCGAGGTCAATAACGGTGTCTACAGGTGCGGCTTCGCCGGATCCCAGGAGGCCTACGATGCTGCCTACACCCGGCTGTGGGACACCATGGACTGGCTCGAGGAGCGGCTGACCGGCCAGAGGTACCTCGTGGGCGACTCGATCACCGAGGCGGACGTCCGGCTCTTCACCACGCTCGCGCGCTTCGATGCCGTCTACCACGGCCACTTCAAGTGCAACCGGAACAAGCTCATCGAAATGCCGGCGCTCTGGGGTTATGCCCGGGACCTGTTCCAGACGCCCGGCTTCGGGGACACGATCGACTTCGTGCAGATCAAGCAGCACTACTACATAGTGCACGAGGACATTAATCCCACGCAGATCGTCCCCGCGGGCCCCGAGCTGTCCGGCTGGCTGACGGCACACGGGCGGGAGTCGCTGGGTGGCACCCCCTTTGGCGAGGGCACGCCCCCGGGGCCGGTCAAGGCCGGCGAGGAAGTGGCCGCGGGGCACGGGGCCGCCTAG
- a CDS encoding glycerate kinase, translated as MDHATAPVPLRVLIAPDKFKGSLTAAEVADALAAGLRSATDTAGRPGAVRCDLLPLADGGDGSVDAAVTSGFARHSVTVAGPTGRPVQADVAFDGATAVVEVANTCGFALLPDGKLDPLNASSRGFGEAVLFALGLKPARVVLALGGSSSTDGGMGMLSAVGYRFLDAAGHELNGTGEALGRIRSIEWTSPPGLAGVELVMASDVHNPLLGRQGAPAVFGPQKGAGPREIAVLEDGLKCFVDKLSEAGIADAGKLAESAGAGSAGGLGFACLLLAATQVSGADYFLDLLDFNTRKDGCDVVITGEGSIDEQTLAGKLPAAVAQRSGGKPVIAVAGRSLLPEERWAEMSLSRVYTLAEYTDRDSARDPGLSAALLRRIGQDIAADIL; from the coding sequence ATGGACCACGCCACCGCACCGGTTCCCCTGAGGGTCCTGATCGCACCCGACAAGTTCAAAGGCAGCCTCACCGCGGCTGAGGTGGCCGATGCCCTGGCTGCAGGGCTCCGCTCCGCGACTGACACGGCCGGCAGGCCCGGGGCGGTCCGCTGTGACCTGCTTCCGCTGGCCGACGGCGGGGATGGCAGTGTGGATGCCGCAGTCACCTCCGGTTTTGCCCGGCACAGCGTCACCGTGGCCGGTCCTACCGGCCGGCCCGTCCAGGCGGACGTCGCTTTCGACGGCGCCACGGCCGTCGTCGAGGTGGCCAATACCTGTGGCTTCGCACTGCTGCCGGACGGCAAGCTGGACCCGCTGAATGCCTCGAGCCGCGGTTTCGGGGAAGCGGTCCTGTTCGCCCTCGGCCTCAAGCCGGCTCGGGTAGTGCTGGCGCTGGGCGGCAGCTCCAGCACCGACGGCGGCATGGGCATGCTGTCCGCTGTGGGCTACCGCTTCCTTGACGCTGCCGGACATGAGCTCAACGGCACCGGCGAAGCACTGGGCCGGATCCGGTCCATTGAGTGGACCAGCCCTCCAGGGTTGGCCGGCGTCGAGCTGGTCATGGCCAGCGATGTGCACAATCCGTTGCTTGGCCGTCAGGGCGCTCCCGCCGTCTTCGGGCCGCAGAAGGGTGCGGGGCCCAGGGAAATCGCGGTTCTCGAGGACGGGCTGAAGTGCTTTGTGGACAAGCTGTCGGAGGCGGGGATCGCCGACGCCGGGAAGCTGGCGGAGTCCGCCGGCGCCGGCAGCGCCGGCGGACTCGGCTTCGCCTGCCTGCTCCTGGCGGCAACGCAGGTGTCAGGCGCGGACTACTTTTTGGACCTGTTGGACTTCAACACCCGCAAGGACGGCTGCGATGTCGTCATCACCGGCGAGGGCAGCATCGACGAACAGACCCTGGCCGGCAAACTCCCTGCCGCCGTCGCACAGCGCTCGGGCGGGAAACCGGTCATCGCCGTCGCAGGCAGGTCACTGCTCCCGGAGGAGCGCTGGGCCGAGATGTCACTGAGCCGGGTCTACACACTGGCGGAGTACACGGACCGGGACTCCGCCAGGGACCCCGGGCTGTCCGCCGCCCTGCTGCGCCGGATCGGGCAGGACATAGCGGCAGACATCCTGTAG
- a CDS encoding M50 family metallopeptidase — protein MVYVQVPGPSLPEQWYDRVIAGFTQAAVPAVSVTELLAVVLIAAVLSVPRATWRYFGLLATVTHELGHAFAALTSGQRLGGIRLQLIHGGTTTSYTRGRAAAVWSGFWGYPVPGVTGAALVWAGFSGWGPAAMSAGLLILLASLIFIRNAAGVLILLGAVVAVAAMIINVPAAFTGHVAIILGVALLVAAVRDLFKLTNVHLRRRDQLRSSDAYILYRATAVPSGVWIALFSLVVAGCWVLAWLPMSRVFGAAT, from the coding sequence ATGGTTTATGTGCAAGTCCCCGGCCCGTCGCTGCCCGAACAATGGTACGACCGGGTGATTGCCGGATTCACCCAGGCCGCCGTTCCCGCAGTCTCCGTCACCGAGCTCCTGGCCGTCGTGCTCATCGCGGCGGTCCTTTCTGTCCCCCGTGCCACGTGGCGCTATTTCGGCCTGCTCGCCACGGTGACCCATGAACTGGGGCACGCCTTTGCCGCCCTCACCAGCGGACAGCGGCTGGGCGGCATCAGGCTGCAGCTCATCCACGGCGGCACCACCACGTCCTATACCCGGGGACGTGCAGCCGCCGTATGGTCAGGCTTTTGGGGCTATCCTGTTCCCGGCGTGACCGGTGCCGCCCTGGTGTGGGCGGGCTTCAGCGGGTGGGGGCCGGCAGCCATGTCTGCCGGACTGCTGATCCTGCTGGCGTCGCTGATTTTCATCCGGAATGCCGCCGGCGTGCTCATCCTCCTGGGGGCTGTGGTGGCGGTGGCTGCCATGATCATCAATGTGCCCGCCGCGTTCACCGGCCACGTGGCGATCATCCTGGGCGTGGCCCTCCTGGTTGCCGCCGTCCGTGACCTGTTCAAGCTCACGAACGTCCACCTCCGGCGCCGCGACCAGCTGCGGTCCTCCGACGCTTACATCCTGTACCGCGCCACCGCCGTGCCGTCCGGCGTCTGGATCGCACTGTTCTCCCTTGTGGTGGCAGGCTGCTGGGTACTTGCCTGGCTGCCGATGTCGCGGGTCTTTGGCGCGGCAACATAG